Part of the Arthrobacter globiformis genome is shown below.
CGTTCGGCGGCGGCCCGGGCGAATCCGCCGGCCGCCCCGCAGCTGGCCCGGGAACCAGTCAGGCAGATGCAGCCCCGGCAGAGGAGCACGCCCGGCACCACCTCCCGGACGCCGGGGCGCTGCTGGCGGGCCTGAATCCGCAGCAGGAGGAAGCGGTCAAGCACTCCGGCGGCGCACTGCTGATCGTGGCCGGAGCCGGCTCCGGAAAAACCCGCGTCCTCAGTAACCGGATCGCGTACCTGATAGCCACCAAGCGTGCCCACCACGGCGAGATCCTGGCCATCACGTTCACCAACAAAGCCGCCGCGGAAATGCGTGAACGCATCGAGGCCCTCGTGGGCAACAGGGCCAAGGCCATGTGGATCTCCACGTTCCACTCGTCCTGCGTCCGGATCCTGCGGCGCGAGGCCGCCAACATCGGCCTGAACTCCAACTTCTCCATCTACGACTCCGCCGACTCCCTGCGGCTGATTACCCTGGTGGCCAAGAACCTGGACCTGGACCCCAAGAAGTTCCCGCCCAAGGCCATCCAGCACAAAATCTCCGCGCTCAAGAACGAACTGATCGACGCCGACTCCTTCGCGGGCGCCGCCAACCACCGTGAGCCGTTCGAGAGCGCCGTCGCCGATGTCTTCAAGGGCTACACCCAGCGGCTGCGCCAGGCCAACGCCATGGACTTCGATGACCTCATCGCCGAGACCGTCTACATGTTCCGGGCCTTCCCGGCGCTGGCGGATTCCTACCGGCGCCGGTTCCGGCACGTCCTGGTGGACGAATACCAGGACACGAACCACGCGCAGTACGCCCTGGTCCGGGAAATCGTCGGCGAAGGCGCGGGAGCGGCGGAGCTGACCGTCGTCGGCGACTCGGACCAGTCCATCTACGCGTTCCGCGGCGCGGACATCCGGAACATCGTGGAGTTCGAGAAGGACTACCCCGACGCCCGCACCATCAAGCTGGAACAGAACTACCGCTCCACCCAGAACATCCTAAGCGCGGCCAACTCCGTCATCTCCCGCAACCCCAACCGCCCCGAGAAGCGGCTCTGGACCGCGGAGGGCGAAGGCCACAAGATCATCGGCTACGTGGGCGAGAACGAGCACGACGAAGCCCAGTTCATCGCCAAGGAGATCGACCGGCTCCAGGACGAGGACAACCTCCGCCCCGGCGACGTCGCCATCTTCTACCGCACCAACGCCCAGTCCCGTTCCATCGAGGACGTCCTGGTGCGCGTCGGCCTGCCGTACAAGGTGGTGGGCGGCACCAGGTTCTACGAGCGCAAGGAAATCAAGGACGCGCTGGCGTACCTCCGGGTCCTGGTCAACCCGGACGACGACGTCAACCTCCGCCGCGTCCTCAACGAACCAAAGCGCGGCATCGGGGACCGGGCCGAGGGGGCCGTCGCGGCCCTCGCCGAGCGGGAACGCACGTCCTTCATCGCCGCCGCCCGCCGCGCCGACCAGGCCCCCGGCATGGCCACCCGCTCGGTCAACGCGGTGCTTGGCTTCGTGAAGCTCCTGGACGACCTCGCCGAGGTCGCCGCAGGCTCGGGCGCCGCGGCCGCACTCGAGGCGGTGCTGGAACAGACCGGCTACCTCGCCACGCTGCGCTCCAGCAACGATCCGCAGGACGAGTCCCGGGTAGAGAACCTTGCCGAACTTGTCGCCGTCGTCCGTGAATACGAGCGCGATAATCCCGAAGGATCCCTGGGCGCCTTCCTTGAACAGGTGTCCCTGGTGGCCGACGCCGACCAGATCCCGGACGCCCCGGGGGCGGACATCGACGCCGCCGTGGCGGAGGCCAAGCGGCTGGGCGTGGTCACGCTCATGACGCTCCACACGGCTAAGGGCCTCGAATTCCCCGTGGTGTTCCTGACCGGCATGGAGCACGGGCTCTTCCCGCACCAGCGTTCCGCCACGGACCCCAAGGAGCTGGCCGAAGAGCGCCGGCTCGCCTACGTGGGACTGACGCGCGCCCGGAAGCGCCTCTACGTCACGCGTTCCGAGGTCCGCAACATGTGGGGGCAGAGCCAGTACAACCCGGCCAGCCAGTTCCTGGAGGAAATTCCCTCCGAGCTCGTTGAATGGAAGCGTGAGGGTACCAGCCGGCAGGCCGGGGGCTGGGGGAGCGGCGCCGACATCGGGTCGAGCCGGTACGGCGGATCCTTCTGGGGCGCCGGAACGGCCCGCGGCACCCGTGCCGACTCCTCGGCGGGCTTCAACGCCGACGTCCCGGCCGCCGTCGCGAAAAACCGCGTGCAGCCGCAGAAGGAAGTCATTGCGGTCAGCGTGGGGGACAAGGTCAACCACACGAGCTTTGGCAACGGCACCGTGCTCGCCGTCGAAGGCGCCGGGGACAAGACCGTGGCGAAGGTGAAGTTCGACGTCGGCGAGAAGCGGCTGCTTCTGCGGTACGCGCCGCTGACCAAGATCGACGCCTGAGCGTGCCGGTGCGGCGCCTGGGTCGCGTTGCTGCAGGCCTCGCGCTGCTGTTCTCGGCGGCCCTGTTCTCAACTACCCTGGCCGGCTGTTCCGTAACCATCGCGGATCCGGAGTACACCCCTCCGCCACCGCTGCCGGCCCTCGAACAGCTGAAACAGGCTCCGCTTACTGACCCCGCGGGGTTTGCGGCAGGGGAGGACGTGCTGGCGTTCGTCACTGCGGACCGGAACGTGGTGTGCGCGCTGACCTCAGCCCGCGGGCCGCACCTCGACCTGCCGTACGAAACCAACAACTTCAGCGATTCCGACAACCAAAAACTGGCAACCGTGCCCGTGGCACACTGCGAGCTCGCGGTGTATCCCGCGCCGGCAGCACCGGACGTCGGTGACGACTGCTCGGGGACCGGACTCGGCTATCTGGGCGGCGCGGCACTCCTGACGCCCAGCCGGGCCCGGTACGGTGAATGCCGGTCCGGCGTCACGCAGATGGAGGCCGAGTACGGGCCCAAGGGCACGGCCAACGGGCCCGTCTCCAAGCTGCCCGTCCTGCCCGACGGCGGCAACCTCGAACGGAACGGTTTGCGGTGCTCCGCCTACCGCTCGGGGGTGGCCTGCGGAAACGTCTCTGGCGGCGTCGGTTTCTTCATCAGCAGGGATCATTACGAACTCATCTCCGCGAAGGGCAAAAACGTCCAGACGGCGCCCGCCAAGGCCCCAAAAACCCCGTAATCACGGGGTTTTTCTACGGTCCATAGAATAGTGTCCTTACTCACAGAACAGGTAGTCTGGAACGGGCCGGTCCCTCCAAAGGACTAGAGTTCCCCAAGGAGCATTGCGCCGCGTGGCTCGTTTCCGGACCTGCCGCAGGGCGCGTGAATTCCGCAGCCCGGTCCGCACCTTGGGTGCAGTCCGGCTGTACAGAAACTACTTCGACGTAGAAGGACACTAAACCGTGGACCTGTTTGAATATCAGGCGCGCGATATGTTCGAAGCGCACGGTGTACCCGTGCTCGCCGGCATCGTGGCGCACACTCCTGAAGAAGCAAAGGCAGCTGCCGAGAAGATCGGCGGCGTAACTGTCGTCAAGGCACAGGTTAAGGTCGGTGGCCGCGGCAAGGCCGGCGGCGTCAAGGTTGCCAAGTCCGCCGATGAGGCACTTGAGCACTCCACCAACATCCTGGGCATGGACATCAAGGGCCACACCGTCAACAAGGTGATGATCGCCCAGGGTGCTGACATCGCCGAGGAATACTACTTCTCCGTCCTTCTGGACCGGGCCAACCGCAACTACCTGGCCATGTGCTCGGTTGAAGGCGGCATGGAGATCGAGCAGCTCGCCGTTGAGCGGCCCGAGGCCCTGGCAAAGGTAGCCATTGACCCCGCCGTGGGCATCGACCAGGCCAAGGCCGA
Proteins encoded:
- the pcrA gene encoding DNA helicase PcrA; the encoded protein is MDKLFDPYADGPFKAGSHAGAITKSRPETGLMTPAFGGGPGESAGRPAAGPGTSQADAAPAEEHARHHLPDAGALLAGLNPQQEEAVKHSGGALLIVAGAGSGKTRVLSNRIAYLIATKRAHHGEILAITFTNKAAAEMRERIEALVGNRAKAMWISTFHSSCVRILRREAANIGLNSNFSIYDSADSLRLITLVAKNLDLDPKKFPPKAIQHKISALKNELIDADSFAGAANHREPFESAVADVFKGYTQRLRQANAMDFDDLIAETVYMFRAFPALADSYRRRFRHVLVDEYQDTNHAQYALVREIVGEGAGAAELTVVGDSDQSIYAFRGADIRNIVEFEKDYPDARTIKLEQNYRSTQNILSAANSVISRNPNRPEKRLWTAEGEGHKIIGYVGENEHDEAQFIAKEIDRLQDEDNLRPGDVAIFYRTNAQSRSIEDVLVRVGLPYKVVGGTRFYERKEIKDALAYLRVLVNPDDDVNLRRVLNEPKRGIGDRAEGAVAALAERERTSFIAAARRADQAPGMATRSVNAVLGFVKLLDDLAEVAAGSGAAAALEAVLEQTGYLATLRSSNDPQDESRVENLAELVAVVREYERDNPEGSLGAFLEQVSLVADADQIPDAPGADIDAAVAEAKRLGVVTLMTLHTAKGLEFPVVFLTGMEHGLFPHQRSATDPKELAEERRLAYVGLTRARKRLYVTRSEVRNMWGQSQYNPASQFLEEIPSELVEWKREGTSRQAGGWGSGADIGSSRYGGSFWGAGTARGTRADSSAGFNADVPAAVAKNRVQPQKEVIAVSVGDKVNHTSFGNGTVLAVEGAGDKTVAKVKFDVGEKRLLLRYAPLTKIDA